One Streptomyces sp. B21-105 genomic region harbors:
- a CDS encoding LacI family DNA-binding transcriptional regulator yields the protein MGHPFPLREIARQAGLSEATVDRVLNGRGGVRESTAQEVRRAIADLDRQRTQVRLVGRTFMVDIVMQAPERFTTAVRSALEAELPSLHPAVLRSRFHFRETGPAGELVATLDRIARRGSQGVILKAPDVPEVTAAVGRLVAAGVPVVTLVTDLPASARLAYVGIDDRAAGATAAYLMGQWLGDRPGNVLTSLSSGFFRNEEEREMGFRGVMRARHPERALVETVGGQGLDATQYDLVRGALERDPQIRAVYSIGGANIAALRAFADLGRTCAVFVAHDLDQDNTRLLREHRLSAVLHHDLRHDVREACHTVMRAHGALPPAGPRPPSAIQVVTPYNMPPRAAAG from the coding sequence GTGGGCCATCCCTTCCCCCTCCGCGAGATCGCACGTCAGGCCGGTCTCAGCGAGGCGACCGTCGACCGGGTGCTCAACGGCAGGGGCGGCGTGCGGGAGTCCACCGCGCAGGAGGTGCGCCGGGCCATCGCCGACCTCGACCGCCAGCGCACCCAGGTCCGGCTCGTCGGCCGCACCTTCATGGTCGACATCGTGATGCAGGCGCCGGAACGGTTCACCACCGCCGTTCGCTCCGCCCTGGAGGCCGAGCTGCCGTCGCTGCACCCGGCCGTGCTGCGTTCGCGCTTCCACTTCCGCGAGACCGGACCGGCCGGCGAGCTGGTGGCGACCCTGGACCGGATAGCCAGGCGCGGCTCGCAGGGCGTGATCCTCAAGGCGCCGGACGTTCCCGAGGTCACCGCGGCCGTCGGCCGGCTGGTGGCCGCCGGCGTCCCCGTCGTCACGTTGGTCACGGACCTGCCCGCCAGTGCCCGGCTCGCCTACGTCGGCATCGACGACCGCGCGGCCGGCGCGACCGCCGCCTATCTCATGGGCCAGTGGCTGGGTGACCGGCCCGGCAACGTCCTCACCAGCCTGAGCAGCGGGTTCTTCCGCAACGAGGAAGAGCGCGAGATGGGATTCCGGGGCGTGATGCGGGCCCGGCACCCGGAGCGGGCGCTCGTGGAGACCGTCGGCGGGCAGGGCCTGGACGCCACCCAGTACGACCTGGTGCGCGGCGCCCTGGAACGGGACCCGCAGATCCGCGCCGTCTACTCCATCGGCGGCGCCAACATCGCCGCCCTGCGCGCCTTCGCCGACCTCGGCCGGACCTGCGCGGTGTTCGTCGCCCACGACCTCGACCAGGACAACACCCGGCTGCTGCGCGAGCACAGGCTGTCCGCCGTCCTCCATCACGACCTGCGCCACGATGTGCGCGAGGCCTGCCACACCGTGATGCGGGCGCACGGCGCGCTGCCGCCGGCCGGGCCCCGGCCGCCGTCGGCGATCCAGGTCGTCACCCCGTACAACATGCCGCCCCGGGCGGCGGCCGGCTGA
- a CDS encoding alpha/beta fold hydrolase gives MGERWQIRRAGAADAPHRVLMIPGGMCTTEFYADVMAEPTVAGLQTVAVTQPGFGPTEAPVDVSMEHYARLMAEFAAEDGCDTVVGHSLGANVALEMAAMGLFHGPLVLLSPTFSRGDEETFLTVLNALGRVPVLGPAAWTAMIRLLPKALKRELPPHRADALAAVMSGNDPAACRRIVRAYYAYLDRYPSLVPRLCEADVPAWVVRGDRDGIGLTDGERRGLDACPRVRTVTVADAGHLALVEQPAAVAAVVAEAVTAAVR, from the coding sequence ATGGGCGAACGGTGGCAGATCCGGCGAGCGGGCGCGGCGGACGCCCCGCACCGGGTGCTGATGATTCCGGGCGGGATGTGCACGACGGAGTTCTACGCGGACGTGATGGCCGAGCCCACGGTGGCGGGGCTTCAGACGGTCGCGGTGACCCAGCCGGGCTTCGGCCCCACCGAGGCGCCGGTGGACGTCTCCATGGAGCACTACGCCCGGCTTATGGCGGAGTTCGCCGCCGAGGACGGCTGCGACACCGTCGTCGGCCACAGCCTGGGCGCGAACGTGGCGCTGGAGATGGCCGCGATGGGCCTGTTCCACGGCCCGCTGGTCCTGCTGTCCCCGACCTTCTCGCGCGGCGACGAGGAGACGTTCCTGACCGTCCTGAACGCCCTGGGCCGGGTGCCGGTGCTGGGCCCGGCGGCCTGGACGGCCATGATCCGGCTGCTGCCCAAGGCGCTGAAACGCGAGCTGCCGCCGCACCGTGCCGACGCGCTGGCGGCGGTCATGAGCGGCAACGACCCGGCGGCCTGCCGCCGGATCGTACGCGCCTACTACGCCTACCTCGACCGGTATCCGTCCCTGGTCCCGCGGTTGTGCGAGGCCGACGTCCCCGCCTGGGTGGTGCGCGGGGACCGCGACGGGATCGGCCTGACGGACGGGGAGCGGCGCGGCCTCGACGCCTGCCCACGGGTCCGCACGGTCACGGTGGCGGACGCGGGACACCTCGCCCTCGTCGAGCAGCCGGCCGCCGTCGCCGCGGTCGTCGCGGAGGCGGTCACGGCAGCGGTGCGCTGA
- a CDS encoding LacI family DNA-binding transcriptional regulator: MRPPTIRDVADRAGVSKSLVSLVLRGTGQVRAEKREAVLRAAGELGYRPNTAARSLSEQRALPDTPARPGGRTPMVGVLLHDLRNPWYVDLLDGLNSLLHAHGLHMLLADARLHRRVGQDPAGPFLDLGADGLVIVGTLPDPAALGEVAQRIPVVVAGAREPVPPGVDVVAGDDEQGARLVTEHLLALGHRRIAHIAGYGAVGELRRRSFEAVMREHGVERPAVEASDMTEEGGHRAAVRLLGRPDRPTAVFAVNDMAGVGALSAAEELGLGVPGDLSVVGYDNTSTSRLRHLWLTTVDNAGHEVGRRAARCLLDRFEGSGGPGGGGAGGGGAGRLQLAAPLLEIRGTTAAPLSG, translated from the coding sequence ATGAGACCACCGACCATCCGTGACGTCGCCGACCGCGCGGGCGTGTCCAAATCCCTGGTCTCCCTGGTGCTGCGGGGCACCGGGCAGGTGCGCGCGGAGAAGCGGGAGGCCGTCCTGCGCGCGGCCGGCGAACTGGGCTACCGGCCGAACACGGCCGCGCGCAGCCTCAGCGAGCAGCGCGCCCTCCCCGACACCCCGGCACGTCCGGGCGGGCGGACCCCCATGGTCGGCGTCCTCCTGCACGACCTGCGCAACCCCTGGTACGTGGACCTCCTGGACGGTCTCAACTCCCTGCTGCACGCGCACGGTCTGCACATGCTGCTCGCCGACGCCCGTCTCCACCGCCGCGTCGGACAGGACCCGGCCGGCCCGTTCCTGGACCTCGGGGCGGACGGGCTGGTGATCGTCGGGACGCTGCCCGACCCGGCGGCGCTCGGCGAGGTGGCGCAGCGGATCCCGGTCGTCGTGGCCGGCGCCCGGGAACCCGTCCCGCCGGGGGTCGACGTGGTCGCGGGCGACGACGAACAGGGCGCGCGCCTGGTCACCGAGCACCTGCTGGCGCTCGGCCACCGCCGTATCGCGCACATCGCGGGGTACGGCGCGGTCGGCGAGCTGCGGCGGCGCAGCTTCGAGGCGGTGATGCGCGAGCACGGTGTGGAGCGGCCCGCCGTGGAGGCCAGCGACATGACCGAGGAGGGCGGCCACCGCGCCGCCGTGCGGCTGCTGGGCCGTCCCGACCGGCCGACGGCCGTGTTCGCCGTGAACGACATGGCCGGTGTCGGCGCGCTGTCGGCCGCCGAGGAACTGGGCCTCGGCGTTCCCGGGGACCTGTCCGTGGTCGGTTACGACAACACCAGTACGTCGCGGCTGCGGCACCTGTGGCTGACCACCGTCGACAACGCAGGCCACGAGGTCGGCCGCCGGGCCGCCCGCTGCCTCCTGGACCGGTTCGAGGGGAGCGGGGGGCCTGGCGGCGGGGGAGCGGGGGGCGGGGGTGCCGGGCGGTTGCAGCTTGCCGCGCCGCTGCTGGAGATCCGGGGGACGACGGCGGCCCCGCTCAGCGGTTGA
- a CDS encoding ABC transporter permease, protein MSGTQHAEPAVGTPPASGPEQADGRTARRPLALRLLARPEVGVFLGAVAVYVFFLVAAPPVREGAAMANILYQSSTIGIMALPVALLMIGGEFDLSSGVAVITSALTASMLSYQLTMNVWVGVVVALAVSLGIGFLNGWMVVRTGLPSFLITLGTFLILQGVNLAVTKLVTTNVATDDISDMDGFGQARKVFASSFHIGDVQVKITIVYWLVFAALATWVLLRTRYGNWIFAVGGNKESARAVGVPVTFTKISLFMLVGLGAWFVGMHQLFTFNTVQSGEGVGQELIYISAAVIGGCLLTGGAGSAIGPVFGAFMFGMVQQGIVYANWNPDWFKAFLGVMLLGAVLINLWVSRAATRR, encoded by the coding sequence ATGAGCGGGACCCAGCATGCGGAGCCGGCGGTGGGGACACCGCCGGCCTCCGGCCCAGAGCAGGCCGACGGCCGGACCGCCCGGCGTCCGCTCGCGCTGAGGCTGCTGGCGCGTCCCGAGGTCGGGGTGTTCCTCGGCGCGGTCGCGGTGTACGTCTTCTTCCTGGTCGCGGCGCCTCCGGTGCGTGAGGGCGCGGCGATGGCGAACATCCTGTATCAGTCGTCGACCATCGGGATCATGGCGTTGCCGGTGGCGCTGCTGATGATCGGCGGGGAGTTCGATCTGTCGTCGGGTGTCGCGGTGATCACCTCGGCGCTCACCGCGAGCATGCTCAGCTACCAGCTGACCATGAACGTGTGGGTCGGTGTGGTGGTGGCACTGGCGGTGTCGCTGGGGATCGGGTTCCTCAACGGCTGGATGGTGGTGAGAACCGGCCTGCCGAGCTTCCTGATCACGTTGGGCACGTTCCTGATCCTGCAGGGCGTGAACCTGGCGGTGACGAAGCTGGTCACCACGAACGTGGCGACCGACGACATCAGTGACATGGACGGGTTCGGGCAGGCGCGGAAGGTCTTCGCGTCGTCGTTCCACATCGGCGACGTCCAGGTGAAGATCACAATCGTGTACTGGCTGGTGTTCGCGGCGCTGGCGACGTGGGTGCTGCTGCGCACCCGGTACGGCAACTGGATCTTCGCGGTGGGCGGGAACAAGGAGTCGGCGCGGGCGGTCGGCGTGCCGGTGACGTTCACGAAGATCTCGCTGTTCATGCTGGTCGGCCTGGGCGCCTGGTTCGTCGGGATGCATCAGCTGTTCACGTTCAACACCGTGCAGTCGGGTGAGGGCGTGGGCCAGGAGTTGATCTACATCTCCGCGGCGGTGATCGGCGGCTGTCTGCTGACCGGCGGCGCGGGCTCGGCGATCGGTCCGGTGTTCGGTGCGTTCATGTTCGGCATGGTGCAGCAGGGCATCGTCTACGCCAACTGGAACCCGGACTGGTTCAAGGCCTTCCTCGGCGTGATGCTCCTCGGCGCCGTCCTGATCAATCTGTGGGTCAGCCGCGCGGCGACCCGGAGGTGA
- a CDS encoding sugar ABC transporter substrate-binding protein, whose amino-acid sequence MESSSPSRSRSIAPVVAMAAAVALTLAGCSSSSGGKKSDESADGASAGKASTPRMKVALVTHQSPGDTFWDIVRKGAEAAAAKDNVELVYSADPNAGTQANLIQNAIDQKVDGIAVTLAKPDALKDVIAKAKTAKIPVVGLNSGVSEWKNLGLMEFFGQDETVAGEALGNRLNTEGAKKAVCVIQEQGNIGLTQRCDGVKKTFKGTTEVLNVNGTDMPSVKSTITAKLSQDKAIDYVVTLGAPFALTSVQSVADAGSKAKIATFDLNKDLTGAISKGTIQFAVDQQPYLQGYLAIDSLWLYKNNGNYMGGGEQPVLTGPAFVDKSNVDAVAAYAAKGTR is encoded by the coding sequence ATGGAAAGCTCTTCTCCGTCCCGCTCACGCAGCATCGCTCCGGTCGTGGCCATGGCCGCGGCGGTGGCCCTGACTCTCGCGGGCTGCTCCAGCAGCTCCGGGGGGAAGAAGTCCGATGAGAGCGCGGACGGCGCCTCCGCCGGCAAGGCGAGCACCCCGCGGATGAAGGTGGCGCTGGTGACCCACCAGTCGCCCGGTGACACCTTCTGGGACATCGTCCGCAAGGGCGCCGAGGCGGCCGCCGCCAAGGACAACGTCGAGCTGGTCTACTCCGCCGACCCGAACGCCGGCACCCAGGCCAACCTGATCCAGAACGCGATCGACCAGAAGGTCGACGGCATCGCCGTCACCCTGGCCAAGCCGGACGCCCTCAAGGACGTCATAGCCAAGGCGAAGACCGCGAAGATACCCGTCGTGGGCCTCAACTCCGGTGTCAGCGAGTGGAAGAACCTCGGCCTGATGGAGTTCTTCGGCCAGGACGAGACCGTGGCCGGCGAGGCCCTCGGCAACCGGCTCAACACCGAGGGGGCCAAGAAGGCCGTCTGTGTCATCCAGGAGCAGGGCAACATCGGCCTCACCCAGCGCTGCGACGGCGTGAAGAAGACCTTCAAGGGCACCACGGAGGTCCTCAACGTCAACGGCACCGACATGCCGTCGGTGAAGTCGACGATCACCGCCAAGCTGAGCCAGGACAAGGCCATCGACTACGTGGTCACCCTCGGCGCCCCGTTCGCGCTGACGTCGGTGCAGTCGGTGGCCGACGCGGGCAGCAAGGCGAAGATCGCGACCTTCGACCTCAACAAGGACCTGACCGGCGCCATCAGCAAGGGCACGATCCAGTTCGCCGTCGACCAGCAGCCCTACCTCCAGGGCTACTTGGCGATCGACTCGCTGTGGCTCTACAAGAACAACGGCAACTACATGGGCGGCGGCGAGCAGCCCGTGCTGACCGGCCCGGCCTTCGTCGACAAGTCCAACGTCGACGCGGTCGCCGCGTACGCCGCGAAGGGCACTCGGTGA
- a CDS encoding Gfo/Idh/MocA family protein, whose amino-acid sequence MVDALGVAVVGFGWMGRVHTQAYARVRHHYPQLALRPELVVVAEEVPGRAEEAAAQFGFTATTRNWHEVAADPRVQAVSITAPNFLHREIGVAMAEAGKHIWIEKPVGLTRADAVAVADAVARAGVQGAVGFNYRNAPAVETARALIAAGELGAVTHVRIRLLSDYAAHPDGALTWRYERERGGSGVLGDLASHGVDLARFLLGDITSLAADTAVFVPERARPTGATAGHSLAAGGELGPVENEDYVNCLLRFASGARGVLEACRVSVGAQNDYGFEVHGTEGAVFWDFRRMNELGVSRGTTYQDQPVSTVYVGPGDGEFGAFQPGAANAMGYDDLKVVEAHRFLRSVAEGGPHGATLADAVHSATVLEAMSRSAESRSWVDVHP is encoded by the coding sequence ATGGTGGACGCGCTCGGTGTCGCCGTCGTCGGGTTCGGCTGGATGGGGCGGGTGCACACCCAGGCGTACGCCCGCGTCCGGCACCACTACCCGCAGCTCGCCCTGCGTCCGGAGCTGGTGGTCGTCGCCGAGGAGGTCCCCGGCCGGGCGGAGGAGGCCGCCGCGCAGTTCGGCTTCACCGCCACCACCCGCAACTGGCATGAGGTGGCCGCCGACCCCCGCGTCCAGGCCGTCAGCATCACCGCACCGAACTTCCTGCACCGCGAGATCGGCGTCGCGATGGCCGAGGCCGGCAAGCACATCTGGATCGAGAAGCCGGTGGGCCTCACGCGTGCGGACGCCGTCGCCGTGGCGGACGCGGTGGCCCGGGCCGGGGTCCAGGGCGCCGTCGGCTTCAACTACCGCAACGCGCCGGCTGTGGAGACCGCCCGCGCGCTGATCGCCGCCGGCGAGCTGGGCGCCGTCACCCATGTCCGCATTCGTCTCCTCAGCGACTACGCGGCCCACCCCGACGGCGCGCTGACCTGGCGGTACGAACGGGAGCGCGGCGGCAGCGGAGTGCTCGGCGACCTGGCCTCGCACGGCGTCGACCTGGCCCGCTTCCTGCTCGGCGACATCACGTCGCTGGCGGCCGACACCGCGGTCTTCGTCCCGGAGCGGGCCCGCCCGACGGGCGCGACGGCCGGCCACAGCCTCGCGGCGGGCGGCGAACTCGGCCCGGTCGAGAACGAGGACTACGTCAACTGTCTGCTGCGCTTCGCCTCCGGCGCGCGGGGCGTGCTCGAGGCCTGCCGGGTCTCGGTCGGCGCGCAGAACGACTACGGCTTCGAGGTGCACGGCACCGAGGGCGCGGTGTTCTGGGACTTCCGGAGGATGAACGAGCTGGGCGTCAGCCGCGGCACGACGTACCAGGACCAGCCGGTCAGCACGGTGTACGTGGGCCCGGGCGACGGCGAGTTCGGCGCCTTCCAGCCGGGCGCCGCGAACGCGATGGGCTACGACGACCTCAAGGTCGTGGAGGCCCACCGCTTCCTGCGCTCGGTCGCCGAGGGCGGCCCCCACGGGGCGACGCTCGCGGACGCGGTGCACAGCGCGACCGTGCTGGAGGCGATGTCGCGCTCCGCCGAGAGCCGCTCCTGGGTCGACGTGCACCCGTAG
- a CDS encoding SDR family oxidoreductase — protein MGPLDDKVVLVNGGSQGVGAAVARAAVGAGAVVAVTGRRREPGEALVAELAAAGGKAVFVQADLADAEQARASVAETVAAYGRVDCLVNSAGLTSRGTLLDTSPELFDQHIAINLRAPFFAMQAAVADMLSRNAPGTIVNVITSSAHGGQPFLAPYVAAKAGLMGLTRNAAHAHRFDRIRINGLNIGWTATEGEDATQRAFHGAGDDWLDQAATRLPMGKLGQPDEIADFVVLLLSDRSGVVTGSVIDWDQNVLGGLD, from the coding sequence ATGGGACCTCTCGACGACAAGGTCGTCCTCGTCAACGGCGGCAGCCAGGGCGTGGGCGCGGCGGTCGCGCGGGCCGCGGTCGGTGCGGGCGCCGTCGTGGCCGTCACCGGACGGCGGCGGGAGCCGGGCGAAGCCCTCGTCGCGGAACTGGCCGCCGCGGGCGGCAAGGCCGTGTTCGTCCAGGCCGACCTGGCGGACGCCGAACAGGCGCGGGCGTCGGTCGCCGAGACGGTGGCGGCCTACGGACGGGTCGACTGTCTGGTGAACTCGGCGGGACTGACGTCCCGGGGCACACTGCTGGATACCTCGCCCGAGCTGTTCGACCAGCACATCGCGATCAATCTGCGGGCGCCGTTCTTCGCCATGCAGGCGGCGGTCGCGGACATGCTGTCCCGCAACGCCCCCGGCACGATCGTCAACGTCATCACCTCATCGGCGCACGGCGGGCAGCCCTTCCTCGCGCCGTACGTCGCCGCCAAGGCCGGGCTCATGGGCCTCACCCGCAACGCCGCGCACGCCCACCGCTTCGACCGGATCCGGATCAACGGCCTCAACATCGGCTGGACGGCCACCGAGGGCGAGGACGCCACGCAGCGGGCCTTCCACGGCGCCGGCGACGACTGGCTTGATCAGGCCGCCACAAGGTTGCCGATGGGCAAGCTGGGCCAACCCGACGAGATCGCCGACTTCGTCGTCCTGCTGCTGTCGGACCGCTCCGGCGTGGTCACCGGTTCGGTGATCGACTGGGACCAGAACGTCCTCGGCGGACTGGACTAG
- a CDS encoding phytanoyl-CoA dioxygenase family protein — MSFTSVPGRSAARLTGQDCDLDVFRSLVERTTDLADYPHAAAVEGNVLVYDSARLRATVDGGRTVRTDLVRAEPAPADLVRADLVRADLVRADLVRADVVRAELVRAFSDGPGVVVLRGAFPDAAVVDRLTAVFDALIAAQHASGATAGDHFAKPGANDRVWNALEKAALHDPEAFADYYANDVLALVADSWLGPGYQVTSQVNVVNPGGAAQSPHRDYHLGFLSDEAAAAYPAHVHRLSPVLTLQGAVAHCDMPVESGPTLYLPYSQTYEPGYLAWRRPEFQAYFAERHVQLPLAKGDAAFFNPAVFHAAGANRTAGVRRTANLLQVSSAFGRAMETVDREAVVNAVFPVLLSRRSRGAGAEWLERVVAASAEGYPFPTNLDADPPVGGLAPPSQADLVRQALREEWTPQALRNALWAGAARRTS; from the coding sequence ATGTCCTTCACCTCCGTGCCGGGTCGCAGTGCCGCCCGGCTGACCGGGCAGGACTGCGACCTGGACGTGTTCCGCTCGCTCGTCGAGCGCACGACCGACCTCGCCGACTACCCGCACGCCGCGGCCGTCGAGGGGAACGTCCTCGTCTACGACAGCGCGCGCCTGCGGGCGACCGTTGACGGCGGCCGTACGGTGCGCACCGACCTGGTGCGGGCCGAGCCGGCGCCGGCCGACCTGGTGCGGGCCGACCTGGTGCGGGCCGACCTGGTGCGGGCCGACCTGGTGCGGGCCGACGTGGTGCGGGCCGAGCTGGTGCGGGCCTTCTCCGACGGCCCCGGCGTGGTCGTGCTGCGCGGCGCCTTCCCCGACGCGGCGGTCGTCGACCGGCTCACCGCCGTCTTCGACGCGCTCATCGCCGCGCAGCACGCCTCGGGGGCGACCGCCGGGGACCACTTCGCGAAGCCCGGTGCCAACGACCGCGTCTGGAACGCCCTGGAGAAGGCCGCCCTCCACGACCCGGAGGCGTTCGCCGACTACTACGCCAACGACGTCCTCGCCCTGGTCGCCGACTCCTGGCTCGGTCCCGGCTACCAGGTGACCTCGCAGGTCAACGTGGTCAACCCGGGCGGCGCGGCCCAGAGCCCGCACCGCGACTACCACCTCGGGTTCCTCTCCGACGAGGCGGCCGCCGCCTACCCGGCGCACGTCCACCGCCTCTCCCCCGTGCTCACGCTGCAGGGCGCGGTCGCGCACTGCGACATGCCGGTGGAGTCCGGGCCCACGCTGTATCTGCCGTACTCGCAGACCTATGAGCCGGGCTATCTCGCCTGGCGGCGGCCGGAGTTCCAGGCCTACTTCGCCGAACGGCACGTGCAGCTGCCGCTCGCCAAGGGCGACGCCGCGTTCTTCAATCCCGCCGTCTTCCACGCCGCCGGCGCGAACCGCACGGCCGGCGTGCGCAGGACGGCCAACCTGCTCCAGGTGTCCTCGGCCTTCGGACGCGCCATGGAGACCGTGGACCGGGAGGCGGTGGTGAACGCGGTCTTCCCCGTGCTGCTGAGCCGCCGGTCGCGGGGGGCCGGCGCGGAATGGCTGGAGCGGGTCGTCGCCGCGAGCGCCGAGGGCTACCCCTTCCCCACCAACCTGGACGCCGACCCGCCGGTCGGCGGACTGGCCCCGCCCTCGCAGGCGGACCTCGTGCGGCAGGCGCTGCGCGAGGAGTGGACCCCACAGGCCCTCCGGAACGCGCTGTGGGCCGGCGCCGCACGGCGCACCAGTTGA
- a CDS encoding ATP-binding cassette domain-containing protein, which yields MTSTDSNDNTDSNDNTGSDGSTGVHGAVLADSVPEPGGDAAIVELRGAGKSYGNVRALHGVSLAVHPGRVTCVLGDNGAGKSTLIKIVSGLHQHTEGEFLVDGGPVRFTSPREALDRGIATVYQDLATVPLMPVWRNFFLGSEMTKGPWPVRRLDIDAMKQTADRELRNMGIVLDDMEQPIGTLSGGQRQCVAIARAVYFGARVLILDEPTAALGVKQSGVVLKYIAAARDRGLGVIFITHNPHHAYMVGDHFSVLRLGTMELTASRDQVSLEELTNHMAGGAELAALKHELSQVRGVDVDELPEAKDLTAPVAASGEGKS from the coding sequence ATGACATCCACCGACAGCAACGACAACACCGACAGCAACGACAACACCGGCAGCGACGGCAGCACCGGTGTCCACGGGGCCGTCCTCGCGGACAGTGTTCCCGAGCCGGGGGGCGACGCGGCGATCGTCGAACTGCGCGGCGCGGGCAAGTCGTACGGCAACGTCCGTGCCCTGCACGGCGTGAGTCTGGCCGTCCACCCGGGCCGGGTGACGTGTGTGCTGGGCGACAACGGCGCCGGCAAGTCCACCCTCATCAAGATTGTGTCGGGGCTGCACCAGCACACCGAGGGCGAGTTCCTCGTCGACGGCGGCCCGGTGCGGTTCACCAGCCCGCGCGAGGCCCTCGACCGCGGCATCGCCACCGTCTACCAGGACCTGGCCACCGTGCCGCTGATGCCGGTGTGGCGCAACTTCTTCCTCGGCTCCGAGATGACCAAGGGCCCCTGGCCCGTGCGCCGTCTCGACATCGACGCCATGAAGCAGACCGCCGACCGCGAACTGCGCAACATGGGCATCGTCCTGGACGACATGGAACAGCCCATCGGCACCCTCTCCGGCGGGCAGCGCCAGTGCGTGGCGATCGCGCGCGCCGTCTACTTCGGCGCCCGGGTGCTGATCCTGGACGAGCCCACCGCCGCCCTGGGCGTCAAGCAGTCCGGCGTGGTGCTGAAGTACATCGCCGCCGCCCGCGACCGCGGCCTCGGCGTCATCTTCATCACCCACAACCCCCACCACGCCTACATGGTCGGCGACCACTTCAGCGTCCTGCGTCTGGGCACCATGGAACTCACCGCCTCCCGCGACCAGGTCAGCCTCGAAGAGCTCACCAACCACATGGCCGGGGGCGCCGAACTCGCCGCCCTCAAGCACGAGTTGTCGCAGGTCCGCGGCGTCGACGTCGACGAACTCCCCGAGGCGAAGGACCTCACCGCCCCCGTGGCGGCCTCGGGCGAGGGCAAGTCGTGA
- a CDS encoding Gfo/Idh/MocA family protein, whose protein sequence is MRIGILGLGRIGAFHAETLSGLDAVESLVVADPFAEAAKTAAERFGAEVADSPEAVLAAGVDGVVIAAATDAHPGLILAAVEAGIPVFCEKPVARTMAEGVEVLKAVQGSRVPIQIGYNRRFDAGFVAARAAVQAGELGTLHTVRSTTLDPAPPPAAYVAASGGIFRDCSVHDFDIIRWVTGREVSEVYAVGGNRGADYIKAAGDADTTGAILTLDDDTIAVVSNSRHNARGYDVRMEIHGFTDSIAVGLEDKLPLRSVEPGVTFPAGTPHDFFMDRFTAAYRAELTAFTEVVSGARPSPCTIEDALEAGWIAEACTLSLHEHRPVTIAEVRGS, encoded by the coding sequence ATGCGCATCGGAATCCTCGGCCTCGGCCGCATCGGCGCCTTCCACGCCGAGACCCTCTCCGGACTCGACGCCGTCGAGTCGCTCGTCGTGGCCGATCCGTTCGCCGAAGCTGCCAAGACCGCCGCCGAGCGGTTCGGCGCCGAGGTGGCGGACTCCCCCGAGGCCGTGCTGGCCGCCGGGGTGGACGGCGTCGTGATCGCCGCGGCGACCGACGCCCACCCGGGCCTGATCCTCGCCGCCGTCGAGGCGGGCATCCCCGTCTTCTGCGAGAAGCCCGTCGCGCGGACGATGGCCGAGGGGGTCGAGGTGCTCAAGGCCGTCCAGGGCAGTCGGGTGCCGATCCAGATCGGCTACAACCGCCGTTTCGACGCGGGCTTCGTCGCCGCGCGGGCCGCGGTGCAGGCCGGTGAGCTGGGCACACTGCACACGGTCCGCTCGACCACGCTGGACCCGGCCCCGCCGCCCGCCGCGTACGTGGCCGCGTCCGGCGGCATCTTCCGGGACTGCTCCGTGCACGACTTCGACATCATCCGCTGGGTCACCGGCCGCGAGGTGAGCGAGGTGTACGCGGTCGGCGGCAACCGGGGCGCCGACTACATCAAGGCGGCGGGCGACGCCGACACCACCGGCGCGATCCTCACCCTGGACGACGACACGATCGCGGTGGTGTCCAACTCCCGCCACAACGCCCGGGGTTACGACGTGCGGATGGAGATCCACGGCTTCACCGACTCGATCGCCGTGGGTCTGGAGGACAAGCTGCCGCTGCGCTCGGTGGAGCCCGGGGTCACCTTCCCGGCCGGCACCCCGCACGACTTCTTCATGGACCGCTTCACCGCCGCCTACCGCGCCGAACTCACCGCGTTCACCGAGGTCGTGTCCGGCGCCCGCCCCTCGCCCTGCACGATCGAGGACGCCCTGGAGGCGGGCTGGATCGCCGAGGCGTGCACGCTGTCCCTGCACGAGCACCGGCCGGTGACGATCGCGGAGGTGCGCGGCTCCTGA